A genomic stretch from Pontivivens ytuae includes:
- a CDS encoding ABC transporter permease produces the protein MTAVADPPSAASDPVLPKRRSRAWAKFRKSPSALLGGIIVFFFVTVALLAPVLPVPGPAETDWSAVRKAPSAEHPFGTDEIGRDVLSRMIWGAQASLLAGVVSVLIAVALGVPLGVLAGYCRGWTDAVISRVTEALLAAPFLILAIALAAFLGPSLTNAMIAIGVSAMPIFIRLSRGQTMSVMTEDYVESARAVGVGHVALIWRYILPNIFPPILIQATLTIATAIIAEASLSFLGLGQQPPAPSWGSMLNIAKNFLEQAPWMALYPGIAIFLVVLGFNLLGDGLRDALDPRDT, from the coding sequence ATGACCGCCGTCGCCGATCCCCCATCCGCCGCGTCGGACCCTGTCCTTCCAAAGCGGCGGAGCCGGGCCTGGGCGAAGTTCCGCAAGAGCCCGTCTGCCCTGCTGGGTGGGATCATCGTCTTCTTCTTCGTGACCGTCGCGCTTTTGGCGCCGGTTCTGCCCGTGCCGGGACCGGCGGAGACCGACTGGTCCGCCGTCCGCAAGGCGCCAAGCGCCGAGCACCCGTTCGGCACGGACGAGATCGGCCGCGATGTGCTGTCGCGGATGATCTGGGGGGCGCAGGCCTCCCTGCTGGCGGGGGTGGTCTCCGTCCTCATCGCCGTTGCGCTGGGCGTTCCCCTGGGTGTTCTCGCAGGCTACTGCCGGGGCTGGACCGACGCGGTAATCAGCCGTGTCACCGAAGCCCTGCTCGCCGCGCCCTTCCTGATCCTGGCGATTGCCCTGGCCGCATTTCTGGGACCGTCGCTGACGAATGCCATGATCGCCATCGGCGTGTCGGCGATGCCGATCTTCATTCGCCTGTCGCGCGGCCAGACCATGTCGGTGATGACGGAGGACTACGTGGAAAGCGCCCGCGCGGTGGGCGTGGGACATGTCGCGCTGATCTGGCGCTACATCCTGCCGAACATTTTCCCGCCCATCCTCATCCAGGCGACGCTGACGATCGCGACGGCCATCATCGCGGAAGCTTCGCTCAGTTTCCTGGGGCTGGGTCAGCAGCCGCCGGCCCCGTCCTGGGGCTCGATGCTGAACATCGCCAAGAACTTCCTCGAACAGGCGCCGTGGATGGCGCTCTACCCCGGCATTGCGATCTTCCTCGTCGTGCTCGGCTTCAACCTTCTGGGGGACGGGCTGCGCGACGCGCTCGACCCCCGCGACACCTAG
- a CDS encoding ABC transporter permease: MLGFLVRRFLIAIPTIVLISIFVFSLQKLLPGDPVLVMAGEERDPELIEALREKYRLNDPIPVQYVAWAGNALRGDLGISLRTNQPVLELIGEKLPVTIQLAVMALIIAMAIGIPAGVISAYKKGTWIDWLANLIALSGLSVPNFWLGIMLILLVSVQLGWLPASGYQPLSEDPLQSIRTMLMPAFVLGTAIAATLMRHTRSAMLSVLQSDYVRTARAKGLRERTVLVKHALRNALVPVVTVTTLLFGELLAGAVLTEQIFTIPGFGKLVVDAVFNRDYAVVQGIVLCTGIAFIFMNILADAAYRVLNPRMRDA, from the coding sequence ATGCTTGGCTTTCTGGTCCGCCGCTTTCTGATCGCGATCCCGACGATCGTCCTGATCTCGATTTTCGTGTTCTCCCTGCAGAAACTGCTGCCGGGCGACCCCGTGCTCGTCATGGCGGGTGAGGAGCGTGACCCGGAGCTTATCGAGGCGTTGCGGGAGAAGTACCGGCTGAACGACCCGATTCCCGTCCAGTATGTCGCCTGGGCGGGCAACGCGCTGCGCGGTGATCTGGGGATATCCCTGCGCACCAATCAGCCCGTGCTGGAGCTGATTGGTGAGAAGCTGCCCGTCACCATTCAGCTCGCGGTGATGGCCCTGATCATCGCCATGGCCATCGGGATCCCGGCGGGCGTGATTTCGGCTTACAAGAAGGGGACCTGGATCGACTGGCTCGCCAACCTGATCGCGTTGTCGGGGCTATCGGTTCCGAATTTCTGGCTGGGGATCATGCTGATCCTGCTGGTGTCGGTGCAACTGGGATGGCTTCCGGCCTCCGGGTATCAGCCACTCTCCGAAGATCCCCTGCAATCGATCCGGACTATGTTGATGCCTGCCTTCGTGCTGGGCACCGCGATTGCCGCGACGCTGATGCGGCACACCCGCTCCGCCATGTTGAGCGTGCTGCAGTCGGATTACGTGCGGACCGCGCGGGCGAAGGGGCTGCGGGAGCGGACCGTTCTCGTGAAGCACGCCCTTCGCAACGCGCTGGTGCCGGTCGTCACGGTGACCACGCTCTTGTTCGGCGAGCTTCTCGCAGGGGCCGTCCTGACAGAGCAGATCTTCACCATCCCGGGCTTCGGAAAGCTGGTGGTCGATGCGGTCTTCAACCGCGATTACGCCGTCGTGCAGGGCATCGTGCTGTGCACCGGCATCGCCTTCATCTTCATGAACATTCTCGCGGACGCTGCCTACCGCGTTCTCAACCCGCGCATGAGGGACGCATGA
- a CDS encoding ABC transporter substrate-binding protein yields the protein MRIGRILTTAALLTLCTGLAHAQDFRIGLQEDPDILDPDQSRTFVGRIVYASLCDKLVDITPDLEIVPALATGWEWNADGTELTMTLRDDVVFHDGTPFNAEAVAANIDRSKNLETSRRKSEVASIESWEVVDEFTIRMTLSAPDATLIAQFADRSGMMLSPTAFEAAGEDFGLAPVCAGPFSFVERIQQDRIVLEKFADYYRADEINFDTVTFLPIPDTTVRLANLRAGDLDMLERLAATDVSSVEGDDGLQLERATSLGYQGMTINVANGERAENPLGQSNLVRQALSLAIDRAALNQVVFEGAFAPGNQPFSPASPWYNAEFPVPERDVEAAMSLLAEAGFEGGVTIEVQVANNPVQTQVMQVIQAMAAEAGITIELAAKEFATLLADQSAGDYTASQIGWSGRVDPDGNIHQFMTTGGGINDSHYSNPDMDTFLNEARLSTDPAVRRESYNAAIALQQTDMPVIYLYHPVWIWALDDSVSGFQAYPDGMIRLHGVSQN from the coding sequence ATGCGTATCGGTAGAATACTGACAACCGCAGCGCTTCTGACGCTTTGCACCGGTCTGGCGCACGCGCAGGACTTCAGGATCGGGCTGCAGGAGGACCCTGACATCCTCGACCCCGATCAGTCCCGGACCTTCGTGGGCCGTATCGTCTACGCCTCGCTCTGCGACAAGCTGGTGGACATCACGCCCGATCTGGAGATCGTGCCGGCGCTGGCCACCGGGTGGGAGTGGAACGCCGACGGCACCGAACTCACCATGACGCTGCGCGACGATGTCGTCTTCCACGACGGCACGCCCTTCAATGCTGAGGCCGTCGCGGCGAACATAGACCGGTCCAAGAACCTCGAGACCTCGCGCCGCAAGTCGGAGGTCGCCTCGATCGAAAGCTGGGAGGTCGTGGACGAGTTCACGATCAGGATGACGCTGTCGGCGCCGGACGCAACGCTGATCGCCCAGTTCGCCGACCGGTCCGGCATGATGCTCTCCCCGACCGCGTTCGAGGCTGCGGGCGAGGATTTCGGTCTCGCACCGGTCTGTGCCGGTCCCTTCAGCTTTGTCGAGCGCATTCAGCAGGATCGCATCGTCCTTGAGAAGTTCGCCGACTACTACCGTGCCGACGAGATCAACTTCGACACGGTGACCTTCCTTCCGATCCCGGACACGACCGTGCGTCTGGCCAACCTGCGTGCGGGCGACCTCGATATGCTGGAGCGTCTCGCTGCAACCGACGTATCGTCCGTGGAGGGCGACGACGGGCTGCAGCTCGAGCGGGCCACCTCGCTCGGCTACCAAGGCATGACCATCAACGTCGCCAATGGCGAGCGGGCCGAAAACCCGCTCGGCCAGTCGAACCTCGTCCGGCAGGCCCTGTCGCTGGCGATCGACCGGGCCGCGCTGAACCAGGTGGTCTTCGAGGGGGCGTTCGCGCCGGGCAACCAGCCGTTCTCGCCCGCGTCGCCCTGGTACAATGCGGAGTTCCCGGTTCCGGAGCGAGACGTGGAGGCCGCCATGTCCCTCCTCGCTGAAGCAGGTTTCGAAGGCGGCGTCACCATAGAGGTTCAGGTCGCCAACAACCCCGTGCAGACCCAGGTGATGCAGGTCATTCAGGCCATGGCCGCCGAGGCCGGGATCACCATCGAGCTGGCCGCCAAGGAGTTCGCGACGCTCCTCGCCGACCAGTCCGCGGGCGATTACACGGCGAGCCAGATCGGCTGGTCGGGCCGTGTCGACCCGGACGGGAACATCCACCAGTTCATGACCACCGGCGGCGGGATCAACGACTCGCACTATTCGAACCCGGACATGGACACGTTCCTCAACGAGGCGCGTCTTTCGACCGATCCCGCGGTGCGCCGGGAAAGCTACAACGCGGCCATCGCCCTGCAGCAGACGGACATGCCGGTCATCTATCTCTACCACCCGGTCTGGATCTGGGCGCTGGATGACAGCGTGTCCGGCTTTCAGGCCTATCCCGACGGGATGATCCGTCTGCATGGCGTCAGCCAGAACTGA